One genomic region from Arthrobacter pigmenti encodes:
- a CDS encoding protein kinase domain-containing protein, whose translation MRPTSGITLGGRFQLTDRIAIGGMGEVWKARDQVLGRIVAIKILKEEYTGDPGFLNRFRAEARHTALLNHEGIANVFDYGEEAGSAYLVMELVPGQPLSTIIEREQILSPDRTLSIIGQTATALSVAHQQGLVHRDVKPGNLLIMPEGRVKITDFGIARLADQVPLTATGQVMGTAQYLAPEQATGQQATGSSDIYALGVIGYELLAGRRPFSGESQIAIALAQVNDAPPALPENIPTPVRALIASMLAKDPADRPANAELLAQAVDAIRRNDIRAAEAAVPGMLLFGSPTGPLTQPVSTPTSATRAVPAPSTSALPAVAGAGVGAGAVAASREWTEEEIDDDPPREEEPRGRSPWLIALIVILIIAALAVAGYLLGPLLAGSGDEDPSTPPASSTQATSATTSESETPTQEETTPEPTSEEPTTPEPIQIDAAAYQGDPVEQVVAELTELGFVVSQQPEVTDEFDPGTVLNLNPVGPLPPGSAITVIFAEAPETTTVPTGLVGGTEEQLQQALAEAQLSAVRSGSQPSEEEAGTVLSVNPQEGTEVEPNSVVEYVISTGPEETPPPSTPPGQSSTPPGQGG comes from the coding sequence GTGAGGCCTACTTCAGGTATCACGTTAGGCGGCAGGTTCCAGCTCACTGATCGCATCGCCATCGGAGGCATGGGCGAGGTCTGGAAAGCCCGGGATCAAGTGCTCGGCCGCATCGTAGCCATAAAGATTCTGAAAGAGGAATATACGGGTGACCCCGGATTCCTCAATCGTTTCCGCGCAGAAGCCCGCCACACCGCCCTCCTCAACCACGAGGGCATTGCCAACGTCTTCGACTATGGCGAGGAGGCCGGCTCGGCGTACCTCGTGATGGAGTTGGTGCCGGGCCAGCCGCTGTCCACGATCATCGAACGCGAACAGATCCTCTCGCCTGACCGCACGCTGTCGATCATCGGCCAGACTGCGACTGCCCTCAGCGTCGCGCACCAGCAAGGGTTGGTTCACCGCGATGTGAAGCCCGGCAACTTGCTGATCATGCCCGAAGGCCGCGTGAAGATCACCGACTTCGGCATCGCCCGCCTCGCGGACCAGGTTCCCCTGACGGCCACAGGGCAGGTCATGGGAACCGCCCAGTACCTCGCGCCTGAGCAGGCAACCGGGCAGCAGGCAACCGGATCCAGCGATATTTACGCACTCGGCGTCATCGGTTACGAACTGCTGGCCGGCCGGCGCCCCTTCTCCGGGGAATCCCAGATAGCGATCGCCCTGGCGCAGGTCAATGACGCGCCGCCGGCACTACCGGAGAACATTCCGACGCCGGTGCGCGCCCTGATCGCCTCCATGCTCGCGAAGGATCCTGCAGATCGTCCGGCCAACGCAGAGCTGCTGGCTCAGGCCGTTGACGCGATCCGCCGCAATGACATTCGGGCAGCCGAGGCAGCCGTCCCCGGCATGCTCCTGTTCGGGAGTCCCACCGGGCCGCTGACGCAGCCTGTTTCCACACCTACCAGTGCGACGCGCGCCGTTCCGGCGCCGAGCACATCGGCGCTTCCTGCAGTCGCGGGTGCAGGAGTGGGCGCCGGGGCAGTCGCAGCCTCGCGCGAGTGGACGGAGGAGGAGATCGACGACGATCCGCCCCGCGAAGAAGAGCCCCGCGGCCGCAGCCCCTGGCTGATTGCACTGATTGTAATCCTGATCATCGCTGCGCTGGCTGTAGCCGGGTACCTGCTCGGGCCACTCCTGGCAGGGTCCGGCGACGAGGACCCATCAACGCCGCCTGCTTCGAGCACGCAGGCTACATCAGCCACGACGTCCGAGAGCGAAACTCCGACGCAGGAGGAGACCACGCCGGAGCCGACCTCCGAGGAGCCGACCACTCCCGAACCGATCCAGATTGATGCCGCAGCCTACCAGGGAGATCCGGTCGAGCAGGTGGTGGCGGAGCTAACTGAGCTCGGCTTCGTGGTAAGCCAACAGCCAGAAGTAACTGACGAGTTTGATCCGGGGACAGTTTTGAACCTCAACCCGGTCGGTCCCTTGCCTCCCGGCAGTGCGATCACCGTGATCTTCGCTGAAGCCCCCGAAACAACGACCGTCCCCACGGGGCTTGTCGGCGGAACCGAGGAACAGCTCCAGCAGGCCCTCGCGGAGGCTCAGCTCAGCGCGGTACGAAGCGGCAGCCAACCATCCGAGGAGGAAGCCGGCACAGTTCTCTCGGTGAATCCGCAGGAAGGTACCGAGGTCGAGCCGAACAGTGTCGTCGAGTACGTCATTTCGACGGGTCCGGAAGAGACTCCGCCGCCGTCCACCCCGCCTGGCCAGAGCAGCACGCCTCCCGGCCAGGGTGGTTAG
- a CDS encoding PP2C family protein-serine/threonine phosphatase: MALVFRFAARSDVGMVRSKNDDSAYAGRYLAVVADGMGGHAGGNVASASTVLDLVHLDRKDYDDDAGTHLADEIQTANSLLSELVSTNPQLAGMGTTVTAMLLNDEKISFAHIGDSRAYRLKDDVFEQVSVDHTFVQRLIEEGRLKPEEADIHPHKNVLMRVLGDVDASPELDLNTYDAAPGERWLLCSDGLNAVLNDATVERVIRETPDRTACVDTLVELTLAGGSPDNVTIVIVDVDTASPEDLRTAALTALPPARQAAGEKEGDTPATGEDQLPGAAIRADVIREDLSSRPHTLVGSAALATETGQIPIVTQRSTERRAAMMLTHKAESDDVNDDDENDDDSKPRRRRWLLPAALSVLALMLAGVLWFGYTWTQTRYYVATYESNVAIYNGVAQTLGPIPLSHVDETTDIPVASLPEFQRNRLENTLAARDLAHAQDIVADLRQSLRAIPCPPADDPSPSASPTPTGEENSETAEPSPSPSPDQSETASPSAEASASASASAQADPGDPALCGGRAQ, encoded by the coding sequence ATGGCCTTGGTCTTTCGTTTCGCGGCCCGCTCCGATGTGGGGATGGTCCGTTCGAAGAATGACGATTCCGCCTACGCAGGCCGCTATCTCGCCGTTGTAGCCGACGGGATGGGTGGCCACGCGGGCGGAAATGTCGCCTCCGCCTCAACCGTGCTGGATCTGGTCCACCTGGACCGCAAGGATTACGACGACGACGCCGGCACCCACCTCGCTGACGAGATCCAGACCGCCAACTCCCTTCTCTCGGAACTCGTCAGCACCAACCCGCAGCTGGCCGGCATGGGAACCACCGTGACCGCCATGCTCCTGAACGACGAGAAAATCTCCTTCGCGCACATCGGTGACTCTAGGGCGTATCGCCTCAAGGACGACGTCTTCGAGCAGGTCAGCGTCGATCACACCTTCGTCCAGCGGCTCATAGAAGAAGGCCGGCTGAAGCCCGAGGAAGCAGACATCCACCCGCACAAGAACGTGCTGATGCGCGTCCTCGGCGACGTGGATGCCAGCCCGGAACTGGACCTGAACACGTACGATGCCGCGCCCGGTGAGCGGTGGCTGCTCTGCTCCGACGGATTGAACGCGGTCCTGAACGATGCCACCGTCGAACGCGTCATCCGCGAAACCCCGGACCGGACCGCGTGTGTGGACACGCTCGTCGAGCTGACGTTGGCGGGCGGGTCGCCCGACAACGTGACCATCGTCATCGTCGACGTCGACACCGCCTCCCCCGAGGACCTCCGCACCGCGGCGCTCACCGCGTTACCACCCGCCCGACAAGCTGCAGGTGAGAAAGAGGGGGACACCCCGGCGACTGGGGAGGACCAGCTGCCGGGCGCCGCCATCCGCGCCGACGTTATCCGCGAAGACCTGTCCTCGCGGCCGCACACCCTGGTGGGCTCCGCAGCCCTTGCGACTGAGACCGGCCAGATCCCGATTGTCACGCAGCGTTCCACCGAACGCCGTGCGGCGATGATGCTGACTCATAAAGCGGAGTCGGACGACGTCAATGACGACGACGAGAACGACGACGATTCGAAGCCCCGCCGGCGCCGTTGGCTCTTGCCTGCCGCGTTGAGTGTACTGGCGCTCATGCTGGCGGGTGTTCTCTGGTTCGGTTATACGTGGACGCAAACCCGCTACTACGTAGCCACCTACGAGAGCAACGTGGCCATTTACAACGGTGTCGCCCAAACGCTGGGACCGATCCCCCTCAGTCACGTGGACGAAACTACAGACATTCCGGTGGCGAGCCTGCCGGAGTTCCAACGCAACCGGCTCGAGAACACCCTCGCAGCCCGCGACCTTGCCCATGCGCAGGACATCGTCGCTGACCTGCGTCAGTCCCTTCGAGCCATTCCATGTCCACCTGCTGATGACCCAAGTCCGTCTGCAAGCCCGACCCCAACGGGCGAAGAGAACTCGGAAACCGCCGAGCCAAGCCCCAGTCCCAGCCCTGACCAATCCGAAACGGCAAGTCCGTCCGCCGAAGCGAGCGCGAGTGCCTCAGCGAGCGCACAAGCAGATCCGGGCGATCCCGCCCTGTGCGGAGGGAGAGCGCAATGA
- a CDS encoding FtsW/RodA/SpoVE family cell cycle protein, with product MSDVLTVPKPRRNVEALLLVVALAVAVGANWIVGLEKENPFDSAFWLQSGTLAALALIFHLVLRFRAKYADPVILPIVIALNGIGLAMIYRLDLSLPADVDPVAPAQFLWTTVAMAASIATLIIFKDHRILRRFTYISLIVSAVLLLLPLTPLGLEINGARIWISVGFGTFQPGEVAKITLAIFFAGYLSTNRDLILLAGKKLGPLQFPRFRDLAPMVAAWLVSIGVLIFQRDLGSSILFFGLFMAMIYVATSRFSWVLIGLAMIAVGGFVALQLFSHVALRIDSWINAFDPEVFNRNPGGSGQVVQGLFGLANGGLVGTGLGEGRPDLVTYANSDMIIAALGEELGLVGLFAIILLYVLLVSRGFRAALGTRDGFGKLLACGLSFTIALQCFVVIGGVTRLIPLTGLTTPFMSAGGSSLLANWIIVALLLLISETARRPAVKGPVRETFPEGKQNRNSPATDNTREVSA from the coding sequence ATGAGTGATGTCCTGACAGTTCCCAAGCCCCGGCGTAACGTCGAAGCACTCCTACTCGTGGTGGCACTGGCCGTTGCCGTGGGAGCCAACTGGATCGTGGGCCTGGAAAAGGAAAACCCCTTCGATTCCGCCTTCTGGCTCCAGAGCGGAACGCTAGCCGCTCTCGCGCTGATCTTCCACCTGGTGCTGCGCTTCCGCGCTAAATATGCCGATCCAGTAATACTCCCGATCGTGATCGCTCTTAACGGGATCGGCCTGGCGATGATCTATCGTCTGGACCTGTCGCTGCCAGCGGATGTTGATCCGGTTGCACCAGCCCAGTTCCTCTGGACAACGGTGGCGATGGCCGCTTCGATCGCAACTCTCATTATCTTCAAGGATCATCGGATTCTTCGCCGCTTTACGTACATCTCTCTGATCGTCAGCGCGGTGCTGCTCCTCCTCCCTTTGACACCGCTGGGTCTTGAAATTAACGGCGCGCGTATCTGGATCAGCGTCGGCTTTGGCACCTTCCAGCCCGGCGAGGTCGCCAAGATCACGCTCGCCATATTCTTCGCCGGCTATCTATCGACTAACCGCGACCTCATTCTCTTGGCCGGGAAGAAACTCGGGCCATTGCAGTTTCCCCGGTTCCGCGACCTCGCACCAATGGTGGCGGCCTGGCTGGTCAGTATCGGCGTGCTGATCTTCCAGCGCGACCTCGGGTCCTCGATCCTCTTCTTCGGACTCTTCATGGCCATGATCTACGTCGCTACGTCGCGGTTCAGCTGGGTTCTGATTGGACTGGCCATGATCGCGGTCGGAGGGTTTGTGGCACTCCAGCTCTTCAGTCACGTCGCCCTTCGCATCGACAGCTGGATCAACGCGTTTGACCCGGAGGTCTTCAACCGAAACCCCGGCGGTAGCGGACAAGTGGTGCAAGGACTCTTCGGACTAGCCAACGGCGGTTTAGTGGGCACGGGACTGGGCGAGGGCCGGCCGGACCTGGTGACCTATGCGAACAGCGACATGATCATCGCGGCACTCGGAGAAGAACTGGGCCTCGTTGGTCTCTTCGCGATCATCCTGCTCTATGTCCTGCTGGTATCCCGCGGGTTCCGAGCTGCACTGGGAACTCGTGACGGCTTCGGCAAGTTGTTAGCTTGCGGGCTTTCCTTCACCATCGCGCTGCAGTGCTTCGTGGTGATCGGGGGCGTTACGCGTCTCATTCCGTTGACCGGATTGACCACGCCGTTCATGTCCGCAGGCGGTTCGTCACTGCTGGCGAACTGGATCATTGTCGCCCTGCTCCTGCTGATCTCAGAAACCGCCCGCAGGCCCGCTGTCAAAGGGCCGGTCCGGGAGACGTTCCCGGAGGGCAAGCAGAACCGTAACTCACCTGCCACAGACAACACCCGGGAGGTCAGCGCATGA
- a CDS encoding RHS repeat-associated core domain-containing protein, protein MVGRDLTDAVRLAWNPTTGNIMLTGDLLHLEGADRDIDLFWRYNSINDHRPTLSAGTHETALTVGTDSSVTYTAADGGTYKFMPKSGGGWTMPPGLNASIAAFSSTAITLRFNDTGHTNFYQKISGVFRLAYAGDHYSATADRIAYAYDSSGRLASITTPNGRQVSFGYHDSDNTEQPSKVTDHTLGRIIWIDYDSQGRMHDITDPTGENYGFSYYSNGLMETFTDGRNTTTDLSYYDGKAAQVHFGFGTDAWSVDTLSSYSSTTAYLTDTDNRQTAYTFNSARQVTAVTDPLGHTTTRTFNAHDDVLSTLNELGNLTTQTWNPNNTLATVTSPAGAAGGTGTQVTYTYPPATAGDAWLEYQPTSSTDSEGNTTTYTYDSVTQRPYQTLTPSGQGGTLVNRYQGDAAGTTCGALRGQLCKTIDGKGNTTSITYNSARNPVTIAEPAPMGVVTNTFDAAGRVATSTDGKGQIATYTYDGVDRLTQIRYGATCVTATCVSYSYDANGNLTGRTDAAGNSTYSFDAQNRPTTKTIGGATTILTFDHASNVTSHTDPAGTVTYRYDDDGRLTALAAPGGSCPATPVFPNSTKCTGFAYDDNDRRTATKHPNGVTNTTVYDNAGRIASITATNSSGTVLTKRAYTYTVGASGKDGALRKTMTTETGATTTYTYDKMQRLTAAVTGSTTESWTYDANGNRLTAAKTGTPTVHYAYNAADQLCWSAATSGPCATPPSGAATYTYDANGNTTKAGTPTSTYNVFDQMTAHTRNGTTTSFTYAGPSNTERTTAGTINILNGILGITRTTNNGATTSFLRDPQGNLLSMTNSAGTFYYTTDALGSTIALTNNTQAKAATYTYDSWGNTTTTGTQAANNPFQFTGGYKDAATGYTKLGARYYDSTTGRFTQPDPSALEQNRYTYAECSPTNNTDPTGLLTEEENDFAANLICGVGFTLLGIASLGVGLIGGLIACPAVALITFGT, encoded by the coding sequence ATGGTCGGCCGTGACCTGACTGATGCGGTGCGCCTGGCATGGAACCCGACGACGGGGAACATCATGCTGACCGGGGATTTGCTGCACTTGGAAGGCGCGGACAGGGATATCGACCTGTTCTGGCGATACAACAGCATTAACGATCACCGGCCCACTCTTTCCGCGGGCACTCACGAAACCGCGCTGACAGTTGGAACCGATAGTTCGGTCACGTACACGGCCGCTGACGGCGGAACGTATAAGTTCATGCCGAAGTCCGGCGGGGGCTGGACCATGCCACCGGGATTGAACGCTTCGATCGCGGCCTTCAGCTCCACCGCTATCACGCTGCGGTTCAACGACACCGGTCACACAAACTTCTACCAGAAAATCAGTGGCGTGTTCCGGCTCGCCTACGCGGGAGATCACTACAGTGCCACCGCGGACCGGATCGCCTACGCATACGATTCCAGCGGGCGGCTCGCTTCGATCACCACCCCGAACGGCCGGCAGGTCAGCTTCGGCTATCACGACTCCGATAACACCGAACAACCCTCGAAAGTCACCGATCACACCTTGGGCCGGATCATCTGGATCGATTACGACTCCCAGGGCCGCATGCATGACATCACCGACCCCACCGGAGAGAACTACGGGTTCTCCTACTACAGCAACGGTTTGATGGAGACCTTCACGGACGGCCGGAACACCACCACCGACCTGTCCTACTACGATGGCAAAGCCGCGCAGGTACATTTCGGGTTCGGCACCGACGCATGGAGCGTGGACACCCTGTCCTCCTATAGCTCCACCACCGCCTACCTAACGGACACCGATAACCGACAAACCGCATACACCTTCAATTCGGCGCGGCAGGTCACCGCCGTGACCGACCCGCTCGGGCACACCACCACGAGGACCTTCAACGCACACGATGACGTGCTCAGCACCCTGAATGAACTCGGGAACCTGACAACTCAGACATGGAACCCGAACAACACCCTCGCCACAGTCACGTCTCCGGCGGGCGCGGCCGGCGGCACTGGCACACAGGTCACGTATACCTACCCGCCGGCCACCGCGGGGGATGCATGGTTGGAGTATCAGCCGACCTCCTCCACCGACAGTGAAGGCAATACGACCACCTACACGTACGACTCTGTCACGCAGCGCCCGTACCAGACGCTCACGCCGTCCGGGCAGGGCGGGACCCTCGTCAACCGCTACCAGGGTGATGCTGCAGGTACCACCTGCGGTGCTCTCCGTGGTCAGCTCTGCAAAACCATCGACGGCAAGGGCAACACCACCTCGATCACTTACAACAGTGCCCGGAACCCGGTCACTATCGCCGAACCGGCACCCATGGGCGTGGTAACGAACACCTTCGACGCCGCAGGCCGGGTCGCCACCAGCACCGACGGCAAAGGCCAGATCGCCACCTACACCTACGACGGGGTCGACCGGCTCACACAAATCCGTTACGGGGCCACCTGTGTTACTGCGACCTGCGTGAGTTACAGCTACGACGCCAACGGCAACCTCACCGGCCGTACCGACGCCGCCGGTAACAGCACCTACAGCTTCGATGCGCAGAACCGGCCCACGACGAAAACCATCGGCGGGGCCACCACAATTCTCACTTTCGATCACGCCTCCAACGTCACCTCGCACACCGACCCAGCCGGCACCGTCACCTACCGCTACGATGACGACGGCCGGCTCACTGCCTTGGCCGCTCCCGGCGGTTCCTGCCCCGCCACTCCGGTCTTCCCGAACAGCACCAAATGCACCGGTTTCGCCTACGACGACAACGACCGGCGCACCGCCACCAAACATCCAAACGGTGTCACCAACACCACCGTCTACGACAACGCCGGTCGCATCGCCTCCATCACCGCGACCAACAGCAGCGGCACGGTACTCACCAAACGCGCCTACACCTACACCGTCGGCGCCAGCGGTAAAGACGGCGCCCTGCGCAAGACTATGACCACCGAAACCGGTGCAACCACCACTTACACCTACGACAAAATGCAACGCCTCACCGCAGCGGTCACCGGATCAACCACCGAGTCCTGGACCTACGACGCCAACGGCAACCGGCTCACCGCCGCTAAGACCGGCACCCCAACCGTGCACTACGCGTACAACGCCGCCGATCAGCTTTGCTGGAGCGCAGCCACCTCCGGTCCCTGCGCTACGCCACCCTCCGGGGCCGCGACCTACACCTACGACGCCAACGGGAACACCACCAAAGCCGGTACTCCAACCAGCACCTACAACGTGTTCGACCAGATGACCGCACACACCCGCAACGGCACCACCACATCGTTCACCTACGCCGGACCGTCCAACACCGAACGCACCACCGCCGGAACCATCAACATCCTCAACGGAATACTCGGCATCACCCGCACCACCAACAACGGTGCAACGACCTCGTTCCTTCGAGATCCTCAAGGCAACCTGCTCAGCATGACCAACAGCGCCGGAACCTTCTACTACACCACCGACGCTCTCGGCTCCACCATCGCTCTAACCAACAACACCCAAGCCAAAGCCGCCACCTACACCTACGACTCCTGGGGCAACACCACCACCACCGGAACCCAAGCCGCCAACAATCCATTCCAATTCACCGGCGGCTACAAAGACGCCGCCACCGGATACACCAAACTCGGCGCCCGATACTACGACTCCACCACCGGACGCTTCACCCAACCCGACCCATCAGCTCTCGAGCAGAATAGATACACCTACGCCGAGTGCAGTCCAACGAACAACACAGATCCAACCGGCCTCCTGACCGAAGAAGAGAACGACTTCGCCGCTAACTTGATATGCGGCGTCGGCTTCACTCTCTTAGGGATCGCGTCACTTGGAGTAGGTCTTATTGGCGGCCTCATCGCGTGCCCAGCCGTGGCGCTCATCACTTTTGGAACATGA
- a CDS encoding FhaA domain-containing protein gives MGLLDNVERGLEKMVRGAFSTGSRSQVQPVEIASALRRELDNKSMTLAQGRTLAPNVFTARLSDPDFALAQEWGATLAEELCDVVIKHVNSQNYTLQGPVKVSFTRDSDLKPGNFEIDSATEKQSGPRRPAAPSAPNRQPTRYQPILELDGQRYSLNAGTVVLGRSSEADILIDDTGVSRRHLEIRTGSGTARAVDLGSTNGSYVNGQRVQGEAELTDGSVITMGRTKMTFRLVPVQNGGRQV, from the coding sequence ATGGGCTTATTGGATAACGTCGAGCGCGGACTTGAGAAGATGGTTCGGGGCGCCTTCTCCACCGGTTCCCGCTCCCAGGTTCAACCCGTTGAGATCGCCAGCGCCCTTCGTCGGGAGCTCGATAACAAGTCGATGACACTCGCCCAGGGGCGCACCCTCGCTCCCAATGTTTTCACCGCGAGGCTTTCCGACCCTGACTTCGCCCTCGCGCAGGAGTGGGGCGCCACCCTCGCGGAGGAGTTGTGCGACGTCGTCATTAAGCACGTAAACAGTCAGAATTACACTTTGCAGGGCCCGGTGAAGGTGTCCTTTACCCGCGACTCCGACCTCAAGCCCGGCAACTTCGAGATCGATTCGGCCACCGAGAAGCAATCCGGACCGCGCCGCCCGGCAGCGCCCAGCGCACCTAATCGCCAACCCACGCGCTACCAGCCGATCCTCGAGCTGGACGGCCAGCGCTACTCCCTCAACGCCGGCACAGTGGTGCTTGGCCGTTCCTCCGAAGCAGACATTCTTATCGACGACACAGGGGTGTCTCGCCGCCACCTCGAAATCCGCACCGGGTCCGGCACAGCCCGCGCGGTTGATCTCGGATCCACTAACGGCAGCTACGTAAACGGCCAGCGCGTCCAGGGCGAGGCGGAGCTGACGGACGGCTCCGTCATAACAATGGGGCGCACCAAAATGACCTTCCGACTTGTTCCCGTGCAGAACGGTGGCCGCCAGGTATGA
- a CDS encoding FHA domain-containing protein FhaB/FipA, with translation MSELTETLLRYGFLLLIWVLVLSVVSALRRDLVVGRRNRTGTPTAREARRNPELVEDAPSRPQARSLVVTEGPLSGTILELASSPILLGRAQEATLVLEDDYASGRHARLFPQGSRWFIEDLGSTNGTFLGGNQLTRALPVEPGVPVRIGKTVIELRP, from the coding sequence ATGAGTGAACTGACCGAAACGCTCCTGAGATACGGCTTTCTGCTCCTGATCTGGGTCCTGGTACTCAGTGTTGTGAGCGCACTCCGCCGGGATCTCGTGGTGGGCCGGCGCAACCGGACCGGAACGCCTACGGCACGTGAAGCCCGCAGAAACCCCGAGCTGGTTGAGGACGCCCCCTCGCGTCCGCAGGCCCGCTCGCTGGTCGTCACCGAAGGCCCCCTCTCCGGCACCATTCTTGAGCTCGCATCCAGCCCCATCCTTCTGGGCCGCGCACAGGAAGCCACGCTCGTTCTGGAGGACGACTACGCCTCCGGCCGCCACGCACGCCTGTTCCCGCAGGGAAGCCGCTGGTTTATCGAGGACCTTGGTTCCACAAACGGAACATTCCTCGGCGGTAATCAACTAACCCGAGCCCTTCCGGTGGAGCCGGGCGTCCCCGTTCGGATCGGTAAGACGGTCATTGAATTGAGGCCGTAG
- a CDS encoding peptidoglycan D,D-transpeptidase FtsI family protein — protein MNQAIRRSWIVAISMFALVLGSLTFVQFFEAEALEGNDWNTREILEDYGKNRGAILVDGRPIAESVPSDDQFNYQRVYNQPEMYAHLTGYFSLVGGTSQLEKVKNDVLSGESSDQFIDRVTRLFSGAPAQGASVELTIDPQLQQMAWDMIPEGQQGSIVVMEPDTGNILAMASKPSYDPNLLAAHDTGAVVQNIEELSQVPNLSIYFNPATESLVAPGSVFKLVVAAAALESGQFDAESTIPNPAVLDLPGTDVGLPNFTNGGCASRDTADLEFALEQSCNTPFAQIAWDLGEDAVLEQAQDFGFGEEFYVPVRVTASQFPTGMDQAQLAQSAIGQFSVAVTPLQMAMVSAAIANDGVLMKPNLVKAVRAPDLSMIEEPQPEVFRESLSADNANQITEWMVNVVNNGTASDAAIPGVDVAGKTGTAEVPEQGNNSWFTGFAPADDPEVVVSIVMQDVDIATGAQLTSPNAKRLIEAVLNR, from the coding sequence ATGAATCAGGCCATCCGCCGTTCCTGGATCGTCGCCATCAGCATGTTCGCACTGGTTTTGGGTTCGCTTACTTTCGTTCAGTTCTTCGAGGCCGAGGCGTTGGAGGGCAACGACTGGAACACCCGGGAAATCCTTGAAGACTACGGAAAGAACCGTGGCGCCATCCTCGTCGATGGGCGCCCTATCGCTGAGTCGGTACCCTCGGACGACCAGTTCAACTATCAGCGGGTCTACAACCAGCCGGAAATGTACGCGCACTTGACAGGCTATTTCTCGCTGGTCGGCGGAACGTCACAGTTGGAGAAAGTGAAGAACGACGTGCTCTCCGGTGAGAGCAGTGACCAGTTCATCGACCGCGTAACCAGGCTCTTCTCAGGAGCGCCGGCTCAGGGCGCGTCCGTTGAGCTCACCATCGACCCGCAGCTTCAACAAATGGCCTGGGACATGATCCCTGAGGGCCAGCAGGGTTCGATCGTCGTCATGGAACCGGACACCGGAAACATCCTGGCGATGGCGTCCAAACCCTCCTACGACCCCAACCTGTTGGCCGCACATGACACGGGCGCCGTGGTGCAGAATATCGAGGAACTGTCGCAGGTTCCCAACCTGTCGATCTACTTCAATCCGGCGACTGAGTCACTGGTCGCTCCGGGTTCGGTCTTCAAGCTCGTCGTCGCGGCCGCGGCGCTGGAATCCGGCCAGTTCGACGCCGAGTCGACCATCCCGAACCCCGCCGTGCTGGATCTGCCGGGAACCGACGTGGGACTGCCCAATTTCACCAACGGCGGCTGCGCCAGCCGGGATACGGCTGACCTGGAGTTCGCTCTGGAGCAGTCCTGTAATACCCCCTTTGCCCAGATTGCCTGGGACCTCGGCGAGGATGCAGTCCTGGAGCAGGCACAGGACTTCGGTTTCGGTGAAGAGTTCTACGTCCCGGTCAGGGTCACTGCCAGCCAGTTCCCCACGGGTATGGATCAGGCACAGCTCGCGCAGTCCGCCATCGGGCAGTTCAGTGTTGCGGTCACGCCTTTGCAGATGGCTATGGTGAGCGCGGCGATCGCCAATGACGGTGTGCTCATGAAGCCGAACCTGGTGAAGGCCGTCCGCGCACCGGATCTGTCCATGATCGAGGAACCGCAGCCGGAAGTCTTCCGTGAGTCGCTGAGCGCGGACAACGCGAACCAGATCACCGAGTGGATGGTTAACGTTGTGAATAACGGCACTGCAAGCGACGCCGCGATTCCTGGTGTTGACGTAGCAGGAAAGACCGGCACAGCAGAGGTTCCCGAGCAGGGAAACAACTCATGGTTCACGGGATTCGCTCCAGCGGATGATCCGGAAGTAGTCGTGTCAATCGTGATGCAGGATGTCGACATCGCCACGGGTGCGCAGTTAACAAGTCCAAACGCTAAGAGACTCATAGAGGCGGTGTTGAATAGGTGA